A genomic stretch from Candidatus Neomarinimicrobiota bacterium includes:
- a CDS encoding CBS domain-containing protein produces MQREFDDELDRMDELEAEEERDLSEAVSINDPISSLNLSKPILLNVDDSLESMIQELQLKSMGCVLINRDSRLAGIITERDILLKITGKGIDLNNETLRNYMTENPESLRLEDPIAFALNKMYVGGFRHVPITDDSDTAVGVISLVDIVSYISTFFSQEVLNLPPNPQGSFDRPEGG; encoded by the coding sequence ATGCAAAGAGAATTTGATGACGAATTAGACAGAATGGATGAATTGGAAGCCGAAGAGGAACGTGATCTTTCAGAAGCCGTTTCAATTAATGATCCAATTTCTTCTTTAAATTTATCCAAACCTATTTTACTTAATGTGGATGACTCTCTAGAATCTATGATCCAAGAGTTGCAACTAAAGTCCATGGGATGTGTTTTGATTAACCGTGATAGTCGTTTGGCGGGGATTATAACAGAGCGCGATATTTTATTAAAAATAACAGGCAAAGGAATCGATCTAAATAATGAAACTTTGAGAAATTATATGACAGAAAATCCGGAAAGTTTACGCTTAGAAGACCCAATCGCATTTGCTTTAAATAAAATGTATGTGGGAGGGTTTAGGCATGTTCCTATTACAGATGATTCAGATACCGCAGTTGGCGTGATATCATTGGTGGACATCGTTAGTTATATTTCAACCTTTTTTAGTCAGGAAGTACTAAACCTGCCGCCAAATCCACAAGGTTCATTTGATAGACCTGAAGGCGGCTAG
- a CDS encoding S8 family serine peptidase: protein MFFKDKQIQSQLDLQRIAESLDQKTIVRRKKVLGENVVTEYDIPVSKGYLQNIKTTGAQIEKVSRWLNAVSILGTDAQIDTILKFPFVKKIKSVPSFRRQKVNPQPNQNIAGNRSIQTLDYGNAQAQMEQIGCDLAHDAGFTGEGVRILVMDTGFSLDHAVFDSLNLIDEWDFVNDDEITANETVHEDTIYQHNHGTMVLSAMAGYAPGYLIGPAFDSEFLLAKTEKVDEEIQIEEDNYVAGLEWGETNGADIVSTSLGYLDWYTYEDMNGDSAVTTIAVDIAVALGMVCVTAAGNEGNNTWNYIIAPADADSVISVGAVSSNGTIASFSSHGPTYDGRIKPEVCARGVATACASPAGKGYTAASGTSLAAPLVGGSAALILSAHPTWNPMMVREALIQTASQHSSPDNNYGYGIINVWDAINYSSFESVDAEIFPVAYSLSEGFPNPFNSGISFSISLLTPGNLSVTIFDIEGKVVEVLFDGDLFKGDNSFTWAPKSQPAGVYFVTVSDRINSTTRKITYLK, encoded by the coding sequence GTGTTTTTTAAGGATAAGCAAATCCAATCTCAGTTAGATCTTCAAAGAATTGCAGAAAGTCTTGATCAAAAAACAATTGTCCGACGGAAAAAGGTATTGGGCGAGAATGTGGTGACAGAATACGACATTCCGGTGAGCAAAGGTTATCTGCAAAATATAAAAACTACTGGTGCGCAGATTGAAAAGGTAAGTCGCTGGTTGAATGCAGTCTCAATCTTGGGAACAGATGCACAGATAGATACAATTCTGAAATTTCCCTTTGTTAAAAAAATAAAATCGGTTCCTTCTTTTCGACGACAGAAAGTAAATCCTCAACCTAATCAAAACATAGCCGGTAATCGGAGTATACAAACATTGGATTATGGAAATGCTCAGGCACAAATGGAACAGATTGGGTGCGACTTAGCACATGACGCTGGATTTACTGGAGAAGGCGTACGCATTCTTGTTATGGATACGGGATTTAGCCTTGACCACGCAGTATTTGATTCACTGAATTTGATAGATGAATGGGATTTCGTAAACGATGATGAAATCACAGCAAACGAAACGGTTCACGAAGACACAATCTATCAACATAATCATGGGACAATGGTTTTATCTGCGATGGCCGGGTACGCCCCGGGTTATTTAATTGGCCCCGCATTCGATTCGGAATTTCTGTTAGCAAAAACAGAGAAGGTAGATGAGGAAATCCAAATTGAAGAGGATAATTATGTTGCCGGTCTAGAGTGGGGAGAAACAAACGGGGCGGATATTGTTTCCACTTCGCTTGGTTATCTTGACTGGTACACCTACGAAGATATGAATGGGGATTCTGCTGTTACGACAATTGCTGTAGATATTGCAGTAGCACTTGGGATGGTTTGTGTTACTGCTGCTGGGAATGAAGGGAATAACACTTGGAATTATATAATTGCACCTGCTGATGCAGATTCGGTTATCAGTGTCGGGGCGGTTTCATCAAATGGTACAATTGCCAGTTTTAGTTCTCATGGTCCAACCTATGATGGACGGATTAAACCTGAGGTATGTGCTCGCGGTGTGGCTACTGCTTGCGCAAGTCCTGCTGGGAAGGGATACACAGCTGCTAGCGGAACGTCTCTTGCCGCACCATTGGTTGGAGGATCAGCGGCTTTGATTTTGAGTGCTCATCCAACCTGGAATCCCATGATGGTGAGAGAAGCATTGATCCAGACGGCATCTCAGCACAGTTCACCAGATAATAATTATGGGTATGGAATCATCAATGTTTGGGATGCCATTAACTATTCTAGTTTTGAATCTGTTGATGCTGAAATATTCCCTGTAGCGTATAGTCTTTCCGAAGGGTTTCCGAACCCATTTAACAGCGGAATCAGTTTTTCCATTTCATTACTTACGCCCGGGAATCTGTCAGTAACTATTTTTGATATTGAGGGAAAAGTAGTGGAAGTATTGTTTGACGGAGACTTATTTAAAGGGGATAATTCATTTACCTGGGCACCTAAATCCCAGCCGGCGGGAGTTTATTTTGTGACTGTTTCAGATAGGATTAATTCAACAACGCGGAAAATTACGTATTTAAAATAA
- a CDS encoding citrate (Si)-synthase, producing MGLLQNKLKAQIPALQERAKTLIAEKGSSIISEVTVSQAFGGMRGIRGFICDTSNVSADEGLIIRGHPLLDIIDILPEEVFYLLLTGALPDESELKDLSSQIKANHHVPEYVWKVLREMPLDSHPMTMLTTGILVMQDGSEFKKQYNAGIKKSEYWEPILEDGISLIAKLPTLAAGIYRMHFNKGARIDPDPNLDWASNFAVMTGIDDPDGDFRKLMQLYLMVHCDHEGGNVSAFAAHTVASALSDPFYSVVSGLNGLAGPLHGLANQECLKFVLSVRDHFNKVPNQKELAEYCWEWLKSGRVVPGYGHAVLRCADPRFVAFINFGKEHIHNDDIFSIVNLLFDVVPGVLLEQGKAKNPWPNVDAASGSLLYYYGLTEFKFYTVLFSISRAMGMIAQMVINRALGVPITRPKSVTTDWIQENT from the coding sequence ATGGGACTCTTACAGAATAAATTAAAAGCACAAATTCCTGCACTTCAGGAAAGAGCTAAAACACTGATCGCCGAAAAGGGGTCATCCATAATAAGTGAAGTGACTGTTTCTCAAGCATTTGGTGGTATGAGAGGAATTCGCGGATTTATATGCGATACATCAAATGTATCGGCGGATGAAGGACTCATTATTCGCGGTCACCCTTTGTTGGATATCATTGATATTCTTCCCGAAGAAGTATTTTATCTTCTCTTGACTGGCGCACTCCCTGATGAATCTGAATTGAAAGATTTGTCCTCCCAGATTAAGGCGAATCATCATGTCCCGGAATATGTGTGGAAAGTATTGAGAGAAATGCCTTTGGATTCCCATCCAATGACAATGCTGACAACCGGAATTCTAGTTATGCAGGATGGGAGTGAATTCAAAAAGCAATATAATGCAGGAATAAAAAAATCAGAATATTGGGAGCCAATTTTAGAAGATGGAATTTCGCTGATTGCCAAATTGCCTACCTTAGCTGCGGGCATTTACCGAATGCATTTTAATAAAGGTGCTAGAATTGATCCCGATCCTAATTTGGATTGGGCTTCAAATTTTGCTGTCATGACAGGAATAGATGATCCAGATGGCGATTTCAGAAAACTTATGCAGCTCTACCTCATGGTGCATTGTGACCATGAAGGTGGTAATGTGAGCGCATTTGCAGCGCATACGGTTGCTTCTGCCTTATCGGACCCTTTTTATTCAGTGGTGTCCGGATTAAATGGACTTGCCGGACCGCTTCATGGATTGGCAAATCAGGAATGTCTTAAATTTGTTTTAAGTGTCAGAGATCATTTCAACAAGGTTCCGAATCAAAAGGAATTAGCGGAGTACTGCTGGGAATGGTTAAAAAGCGGGCGAGTTGTACCAGGATATGGTCATGCTGTTCTCAGATGTGCAGATCCAAGATTTGTTGCGTTTATCAATTTTGGGAAAGAACACATTCATAATGACGATATTTTTTCAATCGTAAATCTATTATTTGATGTGGTGCCGGGTGTATTGCTGGAACAGGGAAAGGCAAAAAATCCTTGGCCAAATGTGGATGCTGCATCAGGGTCGTTGTTATATTACTATGGACTCACCGAGTTCAAATTTTATACTGTATTATTCAGCATCTCTCGTGCGATGGGAATGATTGCACAAATGGTTATTAATCGTGCGCTGGGCGTCCCCATTACACGTCCAAAGTCTGTCACAACAGACTGGATTCAAGAAAATACCTGA
- a CDS encoding HAD-IB family phosphatase has protein sequence MMKAQFLILDFDNTIIRGETMDELARISLSQSTKKAQIISEIESITASGMSGEMPFDESLTKRIQLLKANKSHVNQLISSLRERIDDSIIKHFEFFNHHKEKIFIISGGFKTVIEQVLEKMPFIKNHIFGNEFIFDQAGWVTGTNKNNLLSKHNGKSKLLASLKLNGNILVVGDGYSDAEMKISGQANLFFAYTGNVKRNAVLPHADLTVISFDEVINSLEMCE, from the coding sequence ATGATGAAAGCTCAGTTCTTGATTCTAGATTTTGATAATACAATTATTCGCGGTGAAACCATGGATGAGCTTGCACGTATTTCATTATCGCAATCTACTAAAAAAGCTCAAATCATTTCTGAAATAGAATCAATTACAGCGTCAGGAATGTCCGGAGAAATGCCGTTTGATGAATCATTAACTAAGCGAATTCAATTATTGAAGGCAAATAAATCGCATGTCAATCAACTTATATCATCATTAAGAGAAAGAATCGATGACTCCATTATCAAACATTTTGAATTTTTTAACCACCACAAGGAAAAGATTTTTATTATTTCGGGAGGATTTAAAACAGTAATAGAGCAAGTATTAGAAAAAATGCCTTTTATAAAAAATCATATCTTTGGTAACGAATTTATATTTGACCAAGCCGGCTGGGTGACAGGTACCAACAAAAATAACCTACTCTCAAAACATAATGGAAAATCAAAATTGCTGGCATCTCTTAAACTAAACGGCAATATCCTTGTTGTGGGCGATGGATATTCAGATGCGGAAATGAAAATATCCGGACAAGCAAATTTGTTTTTTGCTTATACTGGGAATGTTAAACGAAATGCCGTATTGCCACATGCGGATTTAACAGTAATTTCATTTGATGAGGTAATAAATAGTTTGGAAATGTGTGAATGA
- a CDS encoding sulfatase-like hydrolase/transferase yields MKKLTSFYWLNYIALLVYLTFLYSILAEESFRVYEILMVANTPLFLLLFIKWIARAIGKLLGKNDFELRFLIIFGIIFTFAWCNVEFKILLVYRDHINLMLTALLFEQGIMTDIGLSSKDFLWLIIQLSGMIIFEWMALQISTTIYQYSKKEKWNFLNKSIPILFSLLIISTISEKILYSYLYFTDRESTIKMYSNIPAYTPFRMKNVWRKLVDEELKPDLATIAEEQGTWTGEADFLEAHTTIMNNADPITSGKNDVDILFLVFESLRGDMLDPDIMPNLYKYSKEWVTTQHHFSNSNCTASGKFGILTGLSPFFWYPSMKYKLTPATLNVLKKLKYEISVYTSSPLNYSDMDTYVFTDIIDQKFNFMRQGAGLHHPLIKRSSLNKRDEMMVEKYLEDLDSRDVVGSHFDYLFFYTTHFNYYFPEKFAKFKPYIDRHYQIYEEGLHKEAHLVFNRYKNSAYYADFLIGQIVDQLKITGRFENTIIVVTGDHGEEFYEYGRFSHSYSFKNVQSTTPFVMHLPGGVVTNYTVSGHADIMPTIFDYLDLSIDPLKFTNGKSLLNYNPQNNFTVVQMCQIENRPKIFMIANDSSKLEFRANENGLTAVLLETIEDEPYPSNHSEQNSKSILELLEKASINRSHFSK; encoded by the coding sequence ATGAAAAAATTAACATCATTTTACTGGCTTAACTACATCGCCCTACTGGTTTATCTGACGTTTCTTTATTCTATTTTAGCAGAGGAATCTTTCCGTGTTTACGAAATACTGATGGTCGCAAATACTCCTCTATTTTTATTATTATTTATTAAATGGATTGCACGTGCCATTGGAAAGTTGCTTGGGAAAAATGATTTCGAGTTACGCTTTCTTATCATTTTTGGAATTATTTTCACTTTTGCTTGGTGCAATGTAGAATTCAAGATTCTATTGGTTTACCGAGATCACATAAACCTTATGCTAACGGCCCTTCTTTTTGAACAGGGGATTATGACAGATATTGGGCTTTCTTCGAAAGATTTTTTATGGCTAATCATTCAGCTAAGCGGAATGATTATTTTTGAATGGATGGCGCTTCAAATTTCCACAACCATTTATCAATATAGCAAAAAAGAAAAATGGAACTTCTTGAATAAATCAATACCTATTTTGTTTTCTTTATTGATTATTTCCACCATTTCTGAAAAAATATTGTACTCCTACCTGTATTTCACGGATCGAGAATCAACTATAAAAATGTATTCTAATATTCCCGCCTATACGCCTTTCAGAATGAAAAACGTATGGAGGAAACTGGTCGATGAGGAGCTTAAACCCGACCTCGCAACAATTGCGGAGGAACAAGGTACTTGGACGGGTGAAGCTGATTTTCTTGAAGCGCATACTACGATTATGAATAATGCGGATCCTATCACATCCGGAAAGAATGATGTAGATATTTTGTTCCTAGTCTTTGAAAGCCTTCGTGGAGACATGCTGGATCCAGATATTATGCCAAACCTCTATAAGTATTCAAAAGAATGGGTAACAACCCAACATCATTTTAGTAATTCTAACTGTACTGCTTCAGGAAAATTTGGAATCCTCACCGGACTTTCACCATTTTTTTGGTATCCTTCCATGAAATATAAATTGACTCCTGCTACTTTGAATGTGCTCAAAAAATTAAAATATGAAATATCAGTATATACATCTTCACCCCTCAATTATTCTGATATGGACACGTATGTTTTTACCGATATCATTGATCAAAAGTTCAATTTTATGCGTCAAGGTGCCGGCCTCCACCATCCATTGATAAAACGCAGTTCATTGAACAAACGAGACGAAATGATGGTTGAAAAATATCTCGAAGATTTAGATTCGAGAGATGTTGTTGGATCTCATTTTGATTATCTGTTCTTTTACACCACACACTTCAATTATTATTTCCCGGAAAAATTCGCCAAGTTTAAACCGTATATTGATCGCCATTATCAAATATATGAAGAGGGTCTTCATAAAGAGGCACATTTAGTTTTTAACCGTTACAAAAATAGTGCATACTATGCTGATTTTTTAATTGGCCAAATTGTAGATCAACTAAAAATAACCGGTCGATTTGAAAATACTATTATAGTTGTCACTGGCGATCATGGAGAAGAATTTTATGAATACGGTCGATTTTCCCATTCATATTCATTCAAAAATGTACAGTCCACAACTCCCTTTGTTATGCATTTACCCGGAGGCGTAGTGACAAATTATACCGTTTCAGGTCATGCGGATATCATGCCAACTATCTTTGACTATTTGGATTTATCTATTGACCCACTGAAATTCACAAATGGGAAATCTTTGCTAAATTATAACCCTCAGAATAATTTTACTGTAGTGCAGATGTGTCAAATAGAAAATCGTCCAAAAATATTCATGATTGCTAATGATTCATCAAAATTAGAATTCAGAGCAAATGAAAACGGCCTGACGGCTGTACTGCTCGAAACAATCGAAGATGAACCATATCCATCAAATCATTCAGAGCAAAATTCTAAATCAATTTTAGAATTACTAGAAAAAGCGAGTATAAACCGTTCTCATTTTTCAAAATAA
- a CDS encoding glycosyltransferase family 9 protein: MNIAVYAPNWLGDAVMALPFVSQCAQFHGQKVSVVCKSWVAPVFENHPNVKEIIQYEAEDLSGIQKTVSVGNQLKQHQFSHFYLLSDSFRCAFIAWKSGAEEISGFHSTGRSLFLTKVINTSTKPIHRSKKYIDLIQSNKDDQAASINQLSGISLTEEEINFGKNILKTMGILNPIAIFPFSIAKSRSLPDALTVDILNTINRPAVIFGSESDKPNADILVEKSQNNVFSLCGKFSLRKTIAIISQCVGAIATDSGLGHISANLGIPTVSIFGAGDQTQTRPIGPKAMVINKQVHCSPCKKNSCINQDEPLLCIDLITAQEVNKALLNISI; encoded by the coding sequence GTGAATATAGCAGTGTATGCCCCAAACTGGTTGGGCGATGCAGTTATGGCTTTGCCGTTTGTATCTCAATGTGCACAGTTTCATGGTCAAAAAGTTTCGGTTGTTTGCAAATCTTGGGTAGCTCCTGTATTCGAAAATCACCCTAATGTGAAGGAAATTATTCAATATGAAGCTGAGGATTTATCCGGTATTCAGAAAACAGTCTCAGTTGGGAATCAATTAAAACAGCACCAATTCAGTCACTTTTATTTACTTTCAGACTCGTTTCGTTGTGCTTTCATCGCATGGAAATCTGGTGCGGAGGAAATTTCCGGATTCCATTCCACCGGGAGATCTTTATTTCTAACCAAAGTTATTAATACGTCAACAAAACCAATTCACCGTTCAAAAAAATATATCGATCTCATTCAGTCAAATAAAGATGATCAAGCAGCTTCTATAAACCAATTATCAGGAATTTCTTTAACTGAAGAAGAAATTAATTTTGGTAAGAATATATTAAAAACAATGGGCATTCTAAATCCAATTGCAATTTTTCCATTTAGCATTGCGAAATCGAGAAGCTTGCCAGACGCACTTACAGTAGATATTCTCAATACAATAAATCGCCCAGCCGTGATTTTTGGAAGTGAATCAGACAAACCCAATGCTGACATCTTGGTTGAAAAATCTCAGAATAACGTTTTTTCTTTATGTGGTAAATTTTCTTTAAGAAAAACCATTGCAATCATTTCTCAATGTGTGGGTGCCATTGCTACGGATAGTGGTTTAGGGCATATTTCTGCAAATCTTGGAATCCCAACCGTTTCTATTTTTGGTGCCGGAGATCAAACCCAAACTCGACCAATTGGACCAAAAGCAATGGTTATTAATAAACAGGTTCATTGTAGCCCATGTAAGAAAAACTCATGTATTAATCAAGATGAACCATTGCTTTGCATTGATTTAATTACGGCTCAAGAAGTCAATAAAGCATTGTTGAATATTTCAATCTAA
- a CDS encoding glycosyltransferase family 4 protein has protein sequence MKIAMVHPRLTSKGGAENVVIWLSSELSSRGYEVSVISLESNPDLWSEIDLNKVRFIDLKTEARYSIGFMGRKLAPHLEGADIVCAHNTPAHWWATNAVNRLKKDIPIIWYCHEPHRLTYFSITDEISVKNVQNDSIGSLPNQEAFAQRIRKRVRHQRVLKSRWRRKQDATAVKSISSILANSQFTQENVKRAFGKDSKVCYPGIPESDKKPTYFSNRKGIVFLSNFVPSKNVFGMLGAVDKIVNQAGRKDIQFHFLGEGNSPEIQNYLKHKGLESYTEFHGFVSELEKQELLGSVRLCAFIPFCEPFGLVTLEAFRSGTPAIVSDHGGPAEVINNSGAGITVNPFDVESIAKGILGTYDDVEKLERMSEAGQKILCDGFYIKHLTDRFEQNFKMLMDGF, from the coding sequence ATGAAAATAGCAATGGTTCATCCGCGTCTCACATCAAAGGGAGGCGCAGAAAATGTAGTCATTTGGTTAAGTTCTGAACTTTCTTCTAGAGGGTATGAAGTAAGTGTTATTTCTTTAGAAAGTAATCCGGATTTATGGTCTGAAATTGATTTGAATAAAGTCCGTTTTATTGATCTCAAAACAGAAGCAAGATATTCGATTGGATTCATGGGACGAAAACTTGCACCACATCTTGAAGGAGCAGATATTGTGTGCGCCCATAATACTCCCGCGCATTGGTGGGCTACAAATGCAGTCAATCGTTTAAAAAAAGATATTCCAATAATTTGGTATTGTCATGAGCCGCATCGATTAACCTATTTTTCCATTACGGACGAAATTTCTGTAAAAAATGTACAAAATGACTCAATCGGTTCACTTCCCAATCAAGAGGCTTTTGCTCAGCGAATCAGAAAACGAGTCCGACACCAGCGAGTTTTGAAATCTAGGTGGCGCCGTAAACAGGATGCAACTGCGGTAAAATCCATTTCTTCAATTTTGGCAAATAGTCAATTCACACAGGAAAATGTGAAACGAGCTTTTGGAAAAGATTCTAAAGTTTGCTATCCTGGGATTCCAGAATCAGATAAAAAACCGACGTATTTTTCAAATAGAAAAGGAATTGTGTTTCTTTCAAATTTTGTACCAAGTAAAAATGTCTTCGGAATGCTAGGGGCGGTGGATAAAATCGTAAATCAAGCAGGGCGAAAAGATATACAATTTCACTTTTTGGGAGAGGGGAATTCTCCGGAAATCCAAAATTATTTGAAACATAAAGGATTGGAATCATATACTGAATTTCATGGTTTTGTATCAGAATTAGAAAAACAGGAACTTTTAGGTTCAGTGCGACTCTGCGCATTTATACCGTTCTGTGAGCCGTTCGGGCTGGTAACTCTGGAAGCATTCCGTTCAGGTACCCCAGCCATTGTTTCTGACCATGGAGGACCCGCGGAGGTTATTAATAATTCCGGCGCTGGAATTACGGTCAATCCTTTCGATGTAGAATCAATTGCAAAGGGAATACTTGGCACTTACGATGATGTTGAAAAATTAGAACGGATGTCTGAGGCAGGACAGAAAATCCTATGCGATGGGTTTTATATCAAACATTTAACGGATCGTTTTGAACAAAATTTCAAAATGTTAATGGATGGTTTTTAA
- a CDS encoding ABC transporter ATP-binding protein, producing MKQSIYKRLFSLVLPYWPTVLLSSLAALAFVILNSVSVWLTATLIHNILSDFTELAKQQALWETAENLSANEKLKYLTNLLILRDSPLESLKVLCLTILVIFVGKNIFLYIKNILLATVQLRMVTELRNRLYQHIHTLSLSYFNKRRSGEITSIVINDVQVVQDSLTASFQKLLVEPINILTFATLLFIISWKLSLISIIVIPLAGIAILWIGRSIRRKTERTQEKIARIMDLLSETLSSIRIVKAFVMESIEIRRFFRETNKYFKLLLRRARLQFLANPTTEMIGVIIGVTLLWIGGSEVILQKGLSSEDFIRFILIMFSMLVPIRQLSNVNIMIQMGAAAGERVFTILDSVPDVVDIKDAKELDKFQDRVEFRNVHFHYETEEDRILEDISFSLNKGEVVALVGPSGAGKTTIADLIPRFYDVNKGSIEIDGVDIRKVSGNSLRALMGIVTQETILFNDTIKNNIAYGLDSVQENAIKDAAVAANALEFIEEMSDGFNTIIGERGVKLSGGQRQRLAIGRALLKNPPILILDEATSALDTESEKLVQDAIDHLMQDRTVLVIAHRLSTVQNASKILVLEKGQIIETGTHRDLLEQDGMYNRLYNLQFVNTAD from the coding sequence ATGAAACAATCCATCTACAAGCGTTTGTTTAGTCTGGTACTGCCTTATTGGCCGACCGTATTGCTGTCCTCATTAGCGGCTTTAGCTTTTGTGATTCTAAACAGTGTTTCAGTCTGGCTTACTGCAACCTTGATACACAATATTTTATCGGACTTTACAGAACTTGCAAAACAACAAGCTTTATGGGAAACTGCAGAAAATCTTTCTGCGAATGAAAAACTCAAATATTTAACAAACCTACTGATATTGAGGGATTCTCCTTTGGAGTCTCTAAAGGTATTGTGCTTAACTATTTTGGTCATATTCGTCGGGAAAAATATATTTCTATACATAAAAAACATTCTATTGGCAACCGTTCAGTTGCGAATGGTGACAGAATTGAGAAATCGTCTTTATCAGCATATTCATACTTTGTCTCTAAGTTATTTCAATAAACGAAGGTCTGGTGAAATTACGTCCATAGTGATAAATGATGTCCAAGTGGTACAGGATTCACTCACAGCCAGTTTTCAAAAGTTATTGGTGGAGCCTATTAACATTTTAACATTTGCAACATTGCTATTTATCATAAGTTGGAAACTGTCTCTTATTTCAATAATCGTTATTCCTTTAGCCGGAATTGCAATTCTCTGGATTGGTCGAAGTATTCGTCGTAAAACAGAACGTACTCAGGAAAAAATTGCCCGAATAATGGATCTACTTTCAGAAACCCTATCATCCATTCGAATCGTCAAAGCCTTTGTAATGGAATCTATTGAAATCAGGCGCTTTTTTAGAGAAACAAATAAATATTTCAAACTGCTTTTACGTAGAGCTCGGTTACAATTTTTGGCGAATCCCACTACTGAAATGATTGGCGTAATCATTGGTGTAACCCTGTTGTGGATTGGCGGCTCTGAAGTCATTCTACAAAAAGGACTCAGTTCCGAGGATTTCATTCGCTTCATTTTAATCATGTTCTCAATGCTGGTGCCTATTCGTCAACTTTCCAATGTAAATATCATGATCCAAATGGGAGCTGCCGCCGGTGAGCGCGTATTCACTATTTTAGATTCTGTCCCGGATGTTGTAGATATAAAAGACGCAAAAGAATTAGACAAGTTTCAGGACAGGGTTGAATTCAGGAATGTTCATTTTCACTATGAAACAGAGGAGGACAGAATTCTTGAAGATATCAGTTTTTCTTTAAATAAAGGTGAAGTTGTGGCATTGGTTGGTCCTAGCGGTGCCGGTAAAACTACGATTGCTGATTTGATTCCACGGTTTTACGACGTGAATAAAGGTAGCATAGAAATAGATGGAGTGGATATTAGGAAGGTATCCGGAAATTCTTTGCGTGCTTTAATGGGTATCGTAACTCAGGAAACAATTTTATTCAACGATACCATCAAAAATAATATCGCATATGGACTGGACTCTGTTCAAGAAAACGCCATTAAAGATGCAGCTGTAGCTGCTAATGCTTTGGAATTCATTGAAGAAATGTCCGATGGTTTTAATACGATAATTGGCGAGCGAGGCGTAAAACTTTCCGGAGGGCAAAGGCAAAGATTGGCGATTGGAAGGGCGTTACTCAAAAATCCACCCATCCTAATTCTTGACGAAGCTACATCAGCTCTTGATACAGAATCAGAAAAACTGGTTCAGGACGCAATCGATCATTTGATGCAGGATAGAACCGTTCTGGTAATTGCTCATCGATTATCAACTGTACAAAATGCGTCAAAAATTTTGGTTTTAGAAAAGGGGCAAATTATTGAAACAGGTACGCACCGTGATTTATTGGAACAAGATGGAATGTACAATCGCCTTTATAATCTTCAATTTGTAAATACCGCTGATTGA
- a CDS encoding GNAT family N-acetyltransferase yields MHLHITLIENDSDMTVALNIRVKVFVEEQKVSKDIELDEFEDDCSHILARFDGIPVGTARWRRTEKGIKLERFAVLEEYRGNGIGEALVESVLSYVLPEPTVYLHAQKEVIGFYEKLGFSSKGDTFIEADIVHQKMVL; encoded by the coding sequence ATGCATCTTCACATTACTCTCATTGAAAACGATTCCGATATGACCGTTGCGCTGAATATCAGAGTAAAAGTTTTTGTTGAAGAACAAAAGGTCTCAAAGGACATTGAATTGGACGAGTTTGAAGATGACTGCTCCCATATTCTTGCTCGGTTTGATGGGATTCCTGTGGGGACCGCTCGATGGCGCCGAACGGAAAAAGGAATTAAATTGGAACGATTCGCTGTGCTGGAAGAATATCGTGGAAACGGAATTGGTGAAGCGCTGGTAGAATCTGTTTTGAGCTATGTTCTTCCTGAACCGACTGTTTATCTTCATGCCCAGAAAGAGGTAATTGGTTTTTATGAAAAATTGGGTTTTTCTTCAAAAGGTGATACGTTTATAGAAGCGGACATAGTTCATCAAAAAATGGTACTTTAA